TCTTGGCGGCCTCGGCGGTGCGGGCGTTGGCCATGGTCGCCACGGTCATGCCGATGAAGCCGGCGAGCGCGCTGAAGACGGCGCCGACGAGGTAGGCCAGGGCGGCCAGCGGCCCGTTGTCCAGCAGCAGCGCGATCAGCACGGCCAGGACGACCACGAAGATCGCCACCGCCTTGTACTCGCGTCGCAGGAACGCGCGGGAGCCCTCCTGGATGGCCGTCATCAGCGCGACCATGCGCTCGCTGCCCGGGCTGGCCTTCTTGACCACCCCGAAGAAGAAGAACGCGAGGCCGAGGCCGGCGAGCGCGGTCACCACGCTGATCAGCGGTATTGCGTCCGTAGCGTCCATGGGGGTGCTGGCTCCGAGTTGTGAAGGGGGCGTCGCGGGCACGCGAAGAAGGCCAGGTCCTGTCGCGACCTGGCGGTTCGCGCGAGTCTAGTCAGGTGGCGCCGGCCAGGACAAACGGGGTCGGGGGGCGGGCGGGCCTGGTGGTGGCGGCGCACCGCCATCGCCGGCGGCGTCCCACCCCCTTGCTACGGTGCGGGCATGCCCGCCTTCCTGCACCGCACCCGCGAGGTCCGCGAGGCCGCCGAGACCGCGCTCGCGCCGGCCGCCACCCGGTCGGCGCAGTCGCGCGGCCGGGCGCGCCCCGAGGAGCCCGACCCGCACCGCACGGCCTTCGAGCGCGACCGGGACCGCATCCTGCACACCAAGGCGTTCCGCCGCCTGAAGCACAAGACCCAGGTCTTCATCGACCCCACCGGCGACCACTACGTCACCCGGCTCACCCACACCCTGCAGGTCACCCAGATCGCCCGGGCGCTGGCGGCGGCCCTGGGGCTGAACGAGGCCCTGGCCGAGGCGATCGCCCTCGGCCACGACGTCGGCCACTCGCCCTTCGGCCACACCGGCGAGGAGGCGCTGTCGCCCTACGTGGAGGGCGGCTGGCACCACGCCGCGCAGAGCGTGCGCATCTTCGAGGTGCTGGAGGACCGCAACCTCACCTGGGAGGTCCGTGACGGCATCCGGGCCCACTCCTGGAAGATCGACCCGCCCCCGGCCA
The genomic region above belongs to Egibacteraceae bacterium and contains:
- a CDS encoding HD domain-containing protein, producing MPAFLHRTREVREAAETALAPAATRSAQSRGRARPEEPDPHRTAFERDRDRILHTKAFRRLKHKTQVFIDPTGDHYVTRLTHTLQVTQIARALAAALGLNEALAEAIALGHDVGHSPFGHTGEEALSPYVEGGWHHAAQSVRIFEVLEDRNLTWEVRDGIRAHSWKIDPPPATPEAGCVRFADRIAYLSHDVLDAVRAGVLDQGDLPGAVRGHLGEPGSGWVDTMVRAVIDHSVATGALGMHPTTAGMMAELRAFMFETVYHGPRTKAQRATATQVVRDLVEHHLAHPEQIPASYRDGASDPVVQTVDYVAGMTDRYATALHARLGSR